The following coding sequences lie in one Cucumis sativus cultivar 9930 unplaced genomic scaffold, Cucumber_9930_V3 scaffold94, whole genome shotgun sequence genomic window:
- the LOC105435884 gene encoding trihelix transcription factor ASIL2 isoform X1, with product MGDLTDSHTPSSANSRQVPIREDCWSEDATSTLIDAWGRRFLDLNRGNLRQKDWQDVADSVNSLHGLTKKTHRTDVQCKNRIDTVKKKYKTERARVSASHGNFLSSWPFYARLDELIGPTVSMKKPSSPPLALPLPFRKTPPPSAAASSAIVAVSQKRPAVAMEDVSFRRNYSAAAAAAAAVALSEEEEEEEEEEERVSDDDEAEGEGMSRLARAIKRFGEVYERVEAEKVRQMVELEKQRMQFAKDLELQRMHMFMETQVQLERIKRGKKSTPSGLENLFSRFNVASSMTMFGLGMFGEDVSKVFDASL from the exons ATGGGTGATCTCACCGATTCTCACACCCCTTCCTCTGCTAACTCTCGCCAAGTTCCCATTCGTGAGGATTGTTGGAGCGAGGACGCTACTTCCACTCTCATCGACGCTTGGGGTCGCCGTTTTCTCGACCTTAATCGTGGAAATCTCCGTCAGAAGGACTGGCAAGACGTTGCCGATTCTGTTAACTCTCTCCACGGTCTTACCAAGAAGACCCATCGCACCGATGTTCAGTGCAAGAACCGGATCGATACCGTTAAGAAGAAGTACAAGACCGAGAGGGCTAGGGTTTCTGCTTCCCATGgaaattttctttcctcttgGCCTTTTTATGCTCGTCTTGATGAACTCATTGGTCCTACTGTTTCCATGAAGAAACCCTCTTCTCCTCCTTTGGCTCTTCCTTTGCCCTTCCGTAAGACTCCTCCTCCTTCCGCTGCTGCTTCTTCTGCTATTGTCGCTGTCTCTCAGAAGCGACCTGCTGTTGCGATGGAAGATGTGTCTTTTCGGAGGAATTACTCGGCTGCTGCCGCTGCTGCCGCTGCGGTTGCATTGtcggaggaggaggaggaagaagaagaggaggaggagagagTGAGCGACGATGACGAGGCGGAAGGTGAGGGCATGAGTAGGTTGGCAAGAGCGATTAAAAGATTTGGGGAAGTCTATGAAAGAGTGGAAGCTGAGAAAGTGCGACAAATGGTGGAATTGGAGAAGCAGAGGATGCAATTTGCTAAGGATTTGGAGCTGCAGCGGATGCATATGTTCATGGAGACCCAGGTTCAGCTTGAGAGGATTAAGCGAGGGAAGAAATCAACTCCCAGTG GATTAGAAAATTTGTTCTCACGTTTCAATGTTGCTTCTAGCATGACTATGTTTGGCCTCGGAATGTTTGGGGAGGATGTCTCCAAGGTCTTTGACGCAAGCCTCTAG
- the LOC105435884 gene encoding trihelix transcription factor ASIL1 isoform X2: MGDLTDSHTPSSANSRQVPIREDCWSEDATSTLIDAWGRRFLDLNRGNLRQKDWQDVADSVNSLHGLTKKTHRTDVQCKNRIDTVKKKYKTERARVSASHGNFLSSWPFYARLDELIGPTVSMKKPSSPPLALPLPFRKTPPPSAAASSAIVAVSQKRPAVAMEDVSFRRNYSAAAAAAAAVALSEEEEEEEEEEERVSDDDEAEGEGMSRLARAIKRFGEVYERVEAEKVRQMVELEKQRMQFAKDLELQRMHMFMETQVQLERIKRGKKSTPSDM, from the exons ATGGGTGATCTCACCGATTCTCACACCCCTTCCTCTGCTAACTCTCGCCAAGTTCCCATTCGTGAGGATTGTTGGAGCGAGGACGCTACTTCCACTCTCATCGACGCTTGGGGTCGCCGTTTTCTCGACCTTAATCGTGGAAATCTCCGTCAGAAGGACTGGCAAGACGTTGCCGATTCTGTTAACTCTCTCCACGGTCTTACCAAGAAGACCCATCGCACCGATGTTCAGTGCAAGAACCGGATCGATACCGTTAAGAAGAAGTACAAGACCGAGAGGGCTAGGGTTTCTGCTTCCCATGgaaattttctttcctcttgGCCTTTTTATGCTCGTCTTGATGAACTCATTGGTCCTACTGTTTCCATGAAGAAACCCTCTTCTCCTCCTTTGGCTCTTCCTTTGCCCTTCCGTAAGACTCCTCCTCCTTCCGCTGCTGCTTCTTCTGCTATTGTCGCTGTCTCTCAGAAGCGACCTGCTGTTGCGATGGAAGATGTGTCTTTTCGGAGGAATTACTCGGCTGCTGCCGCTGCTGCCGCTGCGGTTGCATTGtcggaggaggaggaggaagaagaagaggaggaggagagagTGAGCGACGATGACGAGGCGGAAGGTGAGGGCATGAGTAGGTTGGCAAGAGCGATTAAAAGATTTGGGGAAGTCTATGAAAGAGTGGAAGCTGAGAAAGTGCGACAAATGGTGGAATTGGAGAAGCAGAGGATGCAATTTGCTAAGGATTTGGAGCTGCAGCGGATGCATATGTTCATGGAGACCCAGGTTCAGCTTGAGAGGATTAAGCGAGGGAAGAAATCAACTCCCAGTG ATATGTAG
- the LOC105435884 gene encoding trihelix transcription factor ASIL1 isoform X3, with protein sequence MGDLTDSHTPSSANSRQVPIREDCWSEDATSTLIDAWGRRFLDLNRGNLRQKDWQDVADSVNSLHGLTKKTHRTDVQCKNRIDTVKKKYKTERARVSASHGNFLSSWPFYARLDELIGPTVSMKKPSSPPLALPLPFRKTPPPSAAASSAIVAVSQKRPAVAMEDVSFRRNYSAAAAAAAAVALSEEEEEEEEEEERVSDDDEAEGEGMSRLARAIKRFGEVYERVEAEKVRQMVELEKQRMQFAKDLELQRMHMFMETQVQLERIKRGKKSTPSA encoded by the exons ATGGGTGATCTCACCGATTCTCACACCCCTTCCTCTGCTAACTCTCGCCAAGTTCCCATTCGTGAGGATTGTTGGAGCGAGGACGCTACTTCCACTCTCATCGACGCTTGGGGTCGCCGTTTTCTCGACCTTAATCGTGGAAATCTCCGTCAGAAGGACTGGCAAGACGTTGCCGATTCTGTTAACTCTCTCCACGGTCTTACCAAGAAGACCCATCGCACCGATGTTCAGTGCAAGAACCGGATCGATACCGTTAAGAAGAAGTACAAGACCGAGAGGGCTAGGGTTTCTGCTTCCCATGgaaattttctttcctcttgGCCTTTTTATGCTCGTCTTGATGAACTCATTGGTCCTACTGTTTCCATGAAGAAACCCTCTTCTCCTCCTTTGGCTCTTCCTTTGCCCTTCCGTAAGACTCCTCCTCCTTCCGCTGCTGCTTCTTCTGCTATTGTCGCTGTCTCTCAGAAGCGACCTGCTGTTGCGATGGAAGATGTGTCTTTTCGGAGGAATTACTCGGCTGCTGCCGCTGCTGCCGCTGCGGTTGCATTGtcggaggaggaggaggaagaagaagaggaggaggagagagTGAGCGACGATGACGAGGCGGAAGGTGAGGGCATGAGTAGGTTGGCAAGAGCGATTAAAAGATTTGGGGAAGTCTATGAAAGAGTGGAAGCTGAGAAAGTGCGACAAATGGTGGAATTGGAGAAGCAGAGGATGCAATTTGCTAAGGATTTGGAGCTGCAGCGGATGCATATGTTCATGGAGACCCAGGTTCAGCTTGAGAGGATTAAGCGAGGGAAGAAATCAACTCCCAGTG CATGA
- the LOC116401633 gene encoding trihelix transcription factor ASIL1-like isoform X1 → MGDLTDSLTPSSANSRQLPIREDCWSEDATSTLIDAWGRRFLDLNRGNLRQKDWQDVADSVNSLHGLTKKTHRTDVQCKNRIDTVKKKYKTERARVSASHGNFVSSWPFYARLDELIGPTVSMKKPSSPPLALPLPFRKTPPPSAAASSAVVAVSQKRSAAAMDHVSFRRNYSAMAAAAAAVALSEEEEDEEEEEEEEERVSDDEEAEGEGMSRLARAIKRFGEVYERVEAEKVRQMVELEKQRMQFAKDLELQRMHMFMETQVQLERIKRGKKSTPSGNPPDEVYILNTMKAYHAITFLGDDKVPDS, encoded by the exons ATGGGTGATCTAACCGATTCCCTCACCCCTTCCTCTGCTAACTCTCGCCAACTTCCTATTCGTGAGGATTGTTGGAGCGAGGACGCTACTTCCACTCTCATCGACGCTTGGGGTCGCCGTTTTCTCGACCTTAATCGTGGAAATCTCCGTCAGAAGGACTGGCAAGACGTTGCCGATTCTGTTAACTCTCTCCACGGTCTTACCAAGAAGACCCATCGCACCGATGTTCAGTGCAAGAACCGGATCGATACCGTTAAGAAGAAGTATAAGACCGAGAGGGCTAGGGTTTCTGCTTCCCATGGGAATTTTGTTTCCTCTTGGCCTTTTTATGCTCGTCTTGATGAACTCATTGGTCCTACTGTTTCTATGAAGAAACCCTCTTCTCCTCCTTTGGCTCTTCCTTTGCCCTTCCGTAAGACGCCTCCTCCTTCCGCTGCTGCTTCTTCTGCTGTTGTCGCTGTCTCTCAAAAGCGGTCTGCTGCTGCCATGGATCATGTGTCTTTTCGGAGGAATTACTCGGCTATGGCGGCTGCTGCTGCTGCGGTTGCATTGtcggaggaggaggaggatgaagaggaagaggaggaggaggaggagagagTGAGCGACGATGAAGAGGCGGAAGGGGAGGGTATGAGTAGGTTGGCAAGAGCGATTAAAAGGTTTGGGGAGGTGTATGAAAGAGTGGAGGCTGAGAAAGTGCGACAAATGGTGGAATTGGAGAAGCAGAGGATGCAATTTGCTAAGGATTTGGAGCTGCAGAGGATGCATATGTTCATGGAGACCCAGGTTCAGCTTGAGAGGATTAAGCGAGGGAAGAAATCAACTCCCAGTG ggAATCCTCCAGATGAAGTCTACATTCTAAACACGATGAAAG CTTATCATGCAATCACTTTTCTTGGAGACGATAAGGTTCCTGATTCCTGA
- the LOC116401633 gene encoding trihelix transcription factor ASIL1-like isoform X4: MGDLTDSLTPSSANSRQLPIREDCWSEDATSTLIDAWGRRFLDLNRGNLRQKDWQDVADSVNSLHGLTKKTHRTDVQCKNRIDTVKKKYKTERARVSASHGNFVSSWPFYARLDELIGPTVSMKKPSSPPLALPLPFRKTPPPSAAASSAVVAVSQKRSAAAMDHVSFRRNYSAMAAAAAAVALSEEEEDEEEEEEEEERVSDDEEAEGEGMSRLARAIKRFGEVYERVEAEKVRQMVELEKQRMQFAKDLELQRMHMFMETQVQLERIKRGKKSTPSAYHAITFLGDDKVPDS; encoded by the exons ATGGGTGATCTAACCGATTCCCTCACCCCTTCCTCTGCTAACTCTCGCCAACTTCCTATTCGTGAGGATTGTTGGAGCGAGGACGCTACTTCCACTCTCATCGACGCTTGGGGTCGCCGTTTTCTCGACCTTAATCGTGGAAATCTCCGTCAGAAGGACTGGCAAGACGTTGCCGATTCTGTTAACTCTCTCCACGGTCTTACCAAGAAGACCCATCGCACCGATGTTCAGTGCAAGAACCGGATCGATACCGTTAAGAAGAAGTATAAGACCGAGAGGGCTAGGGTTTCTGCTTCCCATGGGAATTTTGTTTCCTCTTGGCCTTTTTATGCTCGTCTTGATGAACTCATTGGTCCTACTGTTTCTATGAAGAAACCCTCTTCTCCTCCTTTGGCTCTTCCTTTGCCCTTCCGTAAGACGCCTCCTCCTTCCGCTGCTGCTTCTTCTGCTGTTGTCGCTGTCTCTCAAAAGCGGTCTGCTGCTGCCATGGATCATGTGTCTTTTCGGAGGAATTACTCGGCTATGGCGGCTGCTGCTGCTGCGGTTGCATTGtcggaggaggaggaggatgaagaggaagaggaggaggaggaggagagagTGAGCGACGATGAAGAGGCGGAAGGGGAGGGTATGAGTAGGTTGGCAAGAGCGATTAAAAGGTTTGGGGAGGTGTATGAAAGAGTGGAGGCTGAGAAAGTGCGACAAATGGTGGAATTGGAGAAGCAGAGGATGCAATTTGCTAAGGATTTGGAGCTGCAGAGGATGCATATGTTCATGGAGACCCAGGTTCAGCTTGAGAGGATTAAGCGAGGGAAGAAATCAACTCCCAGTG CTTATCATGCAATCACTTTTCTTGGAGACGATAAGGTTCCTGATTCCTGA
- the LOC116401633 gene encoding trihelix transcription factor ASIL1-like isoform X3, producing the protein MGDLTDSLTPSSANSRQLPIREDCWSEDATSTLIDAWGRRFLDLNRGNLRQKDWQDVADSVNSLHGLTKKTHRTDVQCKNRIDTVKKKYKTERARVSASHGNFVSSWPFYARLDELIGPTVSMKKPSSPPLALPLPFRKTPPPSAAASSAVVAVSQKRSAAAMDHVSFRRNYSAMAAAAAAVALSEEEEDEEEEEEEEERVSDDEEAEGEGMSRLARAIKRFGEVYERVEAEKVRQMVELEKQRMQFAKDLELQRMHMFMETQVQLERIKRGKKSTPSGNPPDEVYILNTMKDM; encoded by the exons ATGGGTGATCTAACCGATTCCCTCACCCCTTCCTCTGCTAACTCTCGCCAACTTCCTATTCGTGAGGATTGTTGGAGCGAGGACGCTACTTCCACTCTCATCGACGCTTGGGGTCGCCGTTTTCTCGACCTTAATCGTGGAAATCTCCGTCAGAAGGACTGGCAAGACGTTGCCGATTCTGTTAACTCTCTCCACGGTCTTACCAAGAAGACCCATCGCACCGATGTTCAGTGCAAGAACCGGATCGATACCGTTAAGAAGAAGTATAAGACCGAGAGGGCTAGGGTTTCTGCTTCCCATGGGAATTTTGTTTCCTCTTGGCCTTTTTATGCTCGTCTTGATGAACTCATTGGTCCTACTGTTTCTATGAAGAAACCCTCTTCTCCTCCTTTGGCTCTTCCTTTGCCCTTCCGTAAGACGCCTCCTCCTTCCGCTGCTGCTTCTTCTGCTGTTGTCGCTGTCTCTCAAAAGCGGTCTGCTGCTGCCATGGATCATGTGTCTTTTCGGAGGAATTACTCGGCTATGGCGGCTGCTGCTGCTGCGGTTGCATTGtcggaggaggaggaggatgaagaggaagaggaggaggaggaggagagagTGAGCGACGATGAAGAGGCGGAAGGGGAGGGTATGAGTAGGTTGGCAAGAGCGATTAAAAGGTTTGGGGAGGTGTATGAAAGAGTGGAGGCTGAGAAAGTGCGACAAATGGTGGAATTGGAGAAGCAGAGGATGCAATTTGCTAAGGATTTGGAGCTGCAGAGGATGCATATGTTCATGGAGACCCAGGTTCAGCTTGAGAGGATTAAGCGAGGGAAGAAATCAACTCCCAGTG ggAATCCTCCAGATGAAGTCTACATTCTAAACACGATGAAAG ATATGTAG
- the LOC116401633 gene encoding trihelix transcription factor ASIL1-like isoform X2, with product MGDLTDSLTPSSANSRQLPIREDCWSEDATSTLIDAWGRRFLDLNRGNLRQKDWQDVADSVNSLHGLTKKTHRTDVQCKNRIDTVKKKYKTERARVSASHGNFVSSWPFYARLDELIGPTVSMKKPSSPPLALPLPFRKTPPPSAAASSAVVAVSQKRSAAAMDHVSFRRNYSAMAAAAAAVALSEEEEDEEEEEEEEERVSDDEEAEGEGMSRLARAIKRFGEVYERVEAEKVRQMVELEKQRMQFAKDLELQRMHMFMETQVQLERIKRGKKSTPSGNPPDEVYILNTMKGCSTH from the exons ATGGGTGATCTAACCGATTCCCTCACCCCTTCCTCTGCTAACTCTCGCCAACTTCCTATTCGTGAGGATTGTTGGAGCGAGGACGCTACTTCCACTCTCATCGACGCTTGGGGTCGCCGTTTTCTCGACCTTAATCGTGGAAATCTCCGTCAGAAGGACTGGCAAGACGTTGCCGATTCTGTTAACTCTCTCCACGGTCTTACCAAGAAGACCCATCGCACCGATGTTCAGTGCAAGAACCGGATCGATACCGTTAAGAAGAAGTATAAGACCGAGAGGGCTAGGGTTTCTGCTTCCCATGGGAATTTTGTTTCCTCTTGGCCTTTTTATGCTCGTCTTGATGAACTCATTGGTCCTACTGTTTCTATGAAGAAACCCTCTTCTCCTCCTTTGGCTCTTCCTTTGCCCTTCCGTAAGACGCCTCCTCCTTCCGCTGCTGCTTCTTCTGCTGTTGTCGCTGTCTCTCAAAAGCGGTCTGCTGCTGCCATGGATCATGTGTCTTTTCGGAGGAATTACTCGGCTATGGCGGCTGCTGCTGCTGCGGTTGCATTGtcggaggaggaggaggatgaagaggaagaggaggaggaggaggagagagTGAGCGACGATGAAGAGGCGGAAGGGGAGGGTATGAGTAGGTTGGCAAGAGCGATTAAAAGGTTTGGGGAGGTGTATGAAAGAGTGGAGGCTGAGAAAGTGCGACAAATGGTGGAATTGGAGAAGCAGAGGATGCAATTTGCTAAGGATTTGGAGCTGCAGAGGATGCATATGTTCATGGAGACCCAGGTTCAGCTTGAGAGGATTAAGCGAGGGAAGAAATCAACTCCCAGTG ggAATCCTCCAGATGAAGTCTACATTCTAAACACGATGAAAG GTTGTTCTACACATTAA
- the LOC116401633 gene encoding trihelix transcription factor ASIL1-like isoform X5, translating to MGDLTDSLTPSSANSRQLPIREDCWSEDATSTLIDAWGRRFLDLNRGNLRQKDWQDVADSVNSLHGLTKKTHRTDVQCKNRIDTVKKKYKTERARVSASHGNFVSSWPFYARLDELIGPTVSMKKPSSPPLALPLPFRKTPPPSAAASSAVVAVSQKRSAAAMDHVSFRRNYSAMAAAAAAVALSEEEEDEEEEEEEEERVSDDEEAEGEGMSRLARAIKRFGEVYERVEAEKVRQMVELEKQRMQFAKDLELQRMHMFMETQVQLERIKRGKKSTPSGCSTH from the exons ATGGGTGATCTAACCGATTCCCTCACCCCTTCCTCTGCTAACTCTCGCCAACTTCCTATTCGTGAGGATTGTTGGAGCGAGGACGCTACTTCCACTCTCATCGACGCTTGGGGTCGCCGTTTTCTCGACCTTAATCGTGGAAATCTCCGTCAGAAGGACTGGCAAGACGTTGCCGATTCTGTTAACTCTCTCCACGGTCTTACCAAGAAGACCCATCGCACCGATGTTCAGTGCAAGAACCGGATCGATACCGTTAAGAAGAAGTATAAGACCGAGAGGGCTAGGGTTTCTGCTTCCCATGGGAATTTTGTTTCCTCTTGGCCTTTTTATGCTCGTCTTGATGAACTCATTGGTCCTACTGTTTCTATGAAGAAACCCTCTTCTCCTCCTTTGGCTCTTCCTTTGCCCTTCCGTAAGACGCCTCCTCCTTCCGCTGCTGCTTCTTCTGCTGTTGTCGCTGTCTCTCAAAAGCGGTCTGCTGCTGCCATGGATCATGTGTCTTTTCGGAGGAATTACTCGGCTATGGCGGCTGCTGCTGCTGCGGTTGCATTGtcggaggaggaggaggatgaagaggaagaggaggaggaggaggagagagTGAGCGACGATGAAGAGGCGGAAGGGGAGGGTATGAGTAGGTTGGCAAGAGCGATTAAAAGGTTTGGGGAGGTGTATGAAAGAGTGGAGGCTGAGAAAGTGCGACAAATGGTGGAATTGGAGAAGCAGAGGATGCAATTTGCTAAGGATTTGGAGCTGCAGAGGATGCATATGTTCATGGAGACCCAGGTTCAGCTTGAGAGGATTAAGCGAGGGAAGAAATCAACTCCCAGTG GTTGTTCTACACATTAA
- the LOC116401633 gene encoding trihelix transcription factor ASIL1-like isoform X6: MGDLTDSLTPSSANSRQLPIREDCWSEDATSTLIDAWGRRFLDLNRGNLRQKDWQDVADSVNSLHGLTKKTHRTDVQCKNRIDTVKKKYKTERARVSASHGNFVSSWPFYARLDELIGPTVSMKKPSSPPLALPLPFRKTPPPSAAASSAVVAVSQKRSAAAMDHVSFRRNYSAMAAAAAAVALSEEEEDEEEEEEEEERVSDDEEAEGEGMSRLARAIKRFGEVYERVEAEKVRQMVELEKQRMQFAKDLELQRMHMFMETQVQLERIKRGKKSTPSDM, from the exons ATGGGTGATCTAACCGATTCCCTCACCCCTTCCTCTGCTAACTCTCGCCAACTTCCTATTCGTGAGGATTGTTGGAGCGAGGACGCTACTTCCACTCTCATCGACGCTTGGGGTCGCCGTTTTCTCGACCTTAATCGTGGAAATCTCCGTCAGAAGGACTGGCAAGACGTTGCCGATTCTGTTAACTCTCTCCACGGTCTTACCAAGAAGACCCATCGCACCGATGTTCAGTGCAAGAACCGGATCGATACCGTTAAGAAGAAGTATAAGACCGAGAGGGCTAGGGTTTCTGCTTCCCATGGGAATTTTGTTTCCTCTTGGCCTTTTTATGCTCGTCTTGATGAACTCATTGGTCCTACTGTTTCTATGAAGAAACCCTCTTCTCCTCCTTTGGCTCTTCCTTTGCCCTTCCGTAAGACGCCTCCTCCTTCCGCTGCTGCTTCTTCTGCTGTTGTCGCTGTCTCTCAAAAGCGGTCTGCTGCTGCCATGGATCATGTGTCTTTTCGGAGGAATTACTCGGCTATGGCGGCTGCTGCTGCTGCGGTTGCATTGtcggaggaggaggaggatgaagaggaagaggaggaggaggaggagagagTGAGCGACGATGAAGAGGCGGAAGGGGAGGGTATGAGTAGGTTGGCAAGAGCGATTAAAAGGTTTGGGGAGGTGTATGAAAGAGTGGAGGCTGAGAAAGTGCGACAAATGGTGGAATTGGAGAAGCAGAGGATGCAATTTGCTAAGGATTTGGAGCTGCAGAGGATGCATATGTTCATGGAGACCCAGGTTCAGCTTGAGAGGATTAAGCGAGGGAAGAAATCAACTCCCAGTG ATATGTAG